The sequence ATTGTGCCTAGGAGGATGATGACCAGGGTCGCTGTAATCGGCCGTTAAACTCACCGTTTTGGTGAGCCTCTTCTTGCTCTTTCTTTTCCTTACCGTTTCTTTACTCTCTATCGCTAAACTGTTCATTTCATTTGCCTCGCCCTTCATATTTCCATGCTTCAACGCCTTTCGGTTTCCCATTACATTTTCAATAGCCTAATAACAATAAATTATTCAAATTGATAGATATATTATAACCAATATGTTAAACCGTcgatgtttaatatatattgctTCATAAAACACAAATCATGGATTGAGATTTTGTTGCTATATAACGTACCTTGCTGGTAATCTGAGTACTAGTGCTTGCTCCAAGCCCACCATTCTTTGCCGCTTGTGGAACTATAGAGAAAATTTATAGAGAAAATTTGATGAGCGTAATTAtaaagatatatttaaataacgAACATCATAACACATGCTGAAACATACATAGCTGTTATTGTATATACTGATCTACAACATACCTTCTCTATTAAACTTTGCATGCGAGACTTTAGCATGTAATAGCAAGATGAAAAATATTAGAAGATAGCAAAAAGCCCTCATGGACACCATTTCGTGTTTCTTTTGTTCCTTCCGTTGGCTTAATGTGTGTATGTTTGTGTGTGAACAATATTAAAGGGGAGACTTGTGTATATGAGGGGGAAGAGAGGGGAGGTTTTATAACAGAGCGACAAAAagtccaagaagaagaaaaagagctCAAGGTCAAAGCTAGTATTCCAATAACCTTtaattactctctctctctctcgtttaattattgaaatatgatagtttataaatagtaatcctaataaacaaaacaagaagGTAAATGCGGTTAACCGTTTTGAATGTTGATTTTGCTTGGGGATTgtccaaataaaaaagaaaaaaaaaatgaaagtgcTAAGCCCAATGTTGTTCAAAGCTTTGGTTTTGAGAATTCATGTGCTTCAAATTATACTAGAATTTTGATATcatataaactttttaaatatgtGATTTACAGTTAGTGTTATAAATATTGTATAGTTctataatcttattttttagGCATAATATTCGTAATGATTATTATACattgatttgttttatatattttactttattattaatttttattacttattaatatatttttttagttcaGCACAATAAATTCATAATCTGGAATAATCAAATACACAGTCTCCtataatataacttttaaatttctatagtttgtatataatatattttaatattatttagttatactatagatggatatttgttattataattttatatatatatatagtgttatatatatatagtgtttaaGAAACTATAGTTGAACATCTATCATTTTTGGTTTTtgcaaaattttataaacaaatacatcgttatgcttaaataatatctactccattaatttagtaaatagCATGTATACATACTAGTATTTGCCATATTAATTTAgtatattttatcaatatagGATACTTTTGGATGTTATGGTATGAAGTTTTATGattcttaattattaaattatgatttcaaaatattatattacaacctaatttgttttttcatgttacttttcaaaaaacaaatattttagcatctatgattttatcttttacaaaatttggaatattatcattttaagtttttaatatttatttttcaatttgttacTTGGTCAAGAAATATTACACaactattttcttaatttgaaatattataggGAATGACTTTTGAATTTGTTTGTTACTAAATCAattcattattttaataaaatatatttgactttttggtaagattatttaaaatatttgttttcatgagattttattataattaaaataaatataaatttataatgaaatttaatttgtcattaatatctttaattaattattaatatttcatattttctagtaacatattttgtatataatacatgaactaaaagttatttatttagtattatattttacatataatcaTGTATTTATGtgagttttaaaataattaaaaagataatatatagttgtagatataaaaatttaacatatgttaataattttcattttgtataaaatattatatagtttatgaACGGAACCCGTTTTAACGATGaatgataatttatataaatgaaagtattttctaaaaatgGGGTTTTGTGCAACTCTAAAAATAGGTTAATCtaccaatttaatataattttatcatatttaatccATATAGCCCATTTTCATATAATATAGACTATAatgataaaatttataaaacagaatatacttttaaattaacataaattataataatattatatttctaattacttaataaattaattcattattttatagaaaaatatttaattttttgactGATTCTGTCAGAATTTTTCtcaacatatatttttataactaaaaataaaattcaaattatatttaaaaattgatttattagtaatatccatatttttatatcttttccaactgattttgttataattaaaataaatattaaatttataattaaaatttatttgtcattaatatctttagttaattattaaaatctcaaaaaaaaatagaaacatattttgtaaataatacaTGAACTAAATGTTAGTTATGTACTATTATGTTTTGTATATaatcattttagataatatattgctTTTTGcttcaaaataaacaaaaagataatatatagttgcaaataaaaatttaacagATGTtagtaatttttgtttttgcataaaaaaaataaaatttaagatgTTTTAACGAAGAACgataaattcatatatatttatttaaaggAAATCATTTTAAAAGCAGGTTAATCTaccaatttaatatatttttcatatttagttCATAGAACACTTATTTTAatacaatataaattataattataaattataaaataacttaattttttaagtcaaaattttaattaaaatttattataataatattatatcattaattacgaaattattTAATGcagtatttataaaatatatttaaaatgtttgttaggattttgttagatttttttcaacagaattttttataactaaaaataaattcaaatttattgtTAAAACTGATTTAGTATTAATAATTTActgattattaatatttaatataaataattaaatatattacattaataaattaattatgtgGTTCCACTATGACTTGTCAATAGTGGATGAAAATTAGACTCTAAATTAGTAGATTAGATTTATGCTCTTAAAATTTCCACTGTGATATTGCATTCTTTTTGCCAACATCTTTTTATTACTGTGATAGCAacatgtatttacttatattattttctaaaaaagatcttcaaattttatttatattatttaaatatttgattatatataacGGTAAAACAATAATGACATGATAATATAttgggcaattctctcaaaaacaatttttaagtttttatcataGATATAGTatctaagaaataaaataatcgaaatagccttctttttttttgaaaattttaatattttatttttatttttcaaaatttgaaactatatcttcgtttgacaaaaaaaaaaagaaactatatCTTCAAAAtaccaccccttaactctaaaacATAATTCTAGATTAGTTGACCCTATGGTATAAATGTTGTTTTATCCTTCAATAAAAAcatttggtcatttttttctttcaaatttattaaaatatattttaaagtatattaaaatCTATGGAATTTctctaatatattttaaagtatattaaagtatattaaaaTCTAACTTTTTAAGATACCAAGTAGTACGTATAATTTCTTCTACGCCCTTGTATTAGTTTGAGTTTGTGACTACACATGATGAACAGAAATCTTGACTAACCGAAGAATAATATAAAACGAAAAACCATATGATTAAAACTATACATATGTAGTTTAATAACGATAGTTaggttttaaaagttttttgcGTATATAATTCTAACAGACTGTAAAGTTAGTACTTAGTCTAATACTATATACACTAGCTATATGCATTACTACATATCACACATGCTTACACAGAAACACACAATCTTTGTTTAACAAAAGGCTGTCACGAAATCCTAGAAAGTGGTATTGCAACGTGATATTAGTCAAAGACTCGGAAGTAGTATTAACTTGGAACCAGACAAAATTGGTTTTTGTACCAAACCGAAGACATCAGAGAGGATTTGGTTTGGATCCAACAAACCAAGTTTAGAGCATTAAATGTTGTACGATTATTGGGAAATAGGTTAGGGTCGTCAAACATATGAGGATATTGGAatacatatgatatatataactTTACTCTATTATGCACTAGAAAACTATAGAAATAACTAGTAAGTAATTTTGGACGGATTTGTTAGACTTGCAGATGTACCGGAAAAGAGAATTTAAACCAGCACCGGCCAACAAATGTTAAAACCGACCAGAGGCACTTGGTTTTTACGCTGTCGTTTTGGGGATACTAAAAACCTCATGTGGATGTGAAGAATGAGActttttataacatatataacaACATGCAAAATTCAAAATTGGGCTTTACTTTCCAAGGATCTTCACGTGATGCTTCTCGTACTTTTAATTTTTGCACTCTAAAAAATATCGTTGGAATTgagaaaatatttcaactttgtATCCCACTTTTAATTATCTTACCCtccaagaaagaaaaataaaatatttacatacatgaaaaattgaaaacaCTCAAATCAGTTTAGCGATTAAAAATGGGTGACATGAGCTTGATAGAACTTCAATGGGTTCAAGTTGGTTCAGACGAAACTTGCTACAAAGAGGCTTAGTTATTGTCTGTTTCTGGAAACAAGACATTGCCTCTCCGTAACGCTAATTACATTTTGATACACACTTTCAAAGCTGTTAAGCATCATTATGTCGTTTTAATGTGTTTGGTTTCCGCTTTATTTAGCTTTGAAATTCAAGTTTATCCCTTAATCTGGGTCTGGAAACAATGCATTAATTAGTGTCTTTGACTTTATAGTAGTTTGTGTTTATTATGGGCATTCTTTCTTCTTATATGTTTCCCAATCTTACAATGAGTTACGAAAACGGAATAAAGAAATTAGCTTCACAACATTCGCATTCTTTTTGTTCAAGTAGGTAGGCCACTTTGGATAATTTTGACGCAAATGGTACATCAACTTGAATCATTTTtgcattttctttttgtatactTATAAAGACATTATACCAGTCCTATGATTTTCTAAATTGACGAATAGGTTCGAAAAGTAAAATTATGTGTGACGATAGCCAAGTACGTGCAAGTTAGCATCCACCGACCCATTTCACCGTGAAGTCCTAATGATAATTACTCACGACAAAAACGTTATTACAACTTTTATAAAGTTTCTAAGTCTGAAATGTTTTGTAAGGAAAAaacgaaacaaaagaaaaataaattgaaacaCAAATAACATTCACGATaactatttgaaaaaaatattattatgttgTATATTTCAGCTGTTTTTTTGGCACTCACAATTATTTTTTCCCCAtgctatttattttaaatattatattcttgGAAAAAATTATAGATGCTTTTTTAACGGTATATATGATCGCATGGGTGACAAAACGACTCATCCATCATAAGCGTAACAAATGCATTCACAATTTTACGTATGGTATTTCAAGAATCAAACGGTGGATGTGTCACCATCTGAAAACTACGCATGTTTGTTTATGGTAAACTCATGGCAAATAAAGATTAAAGACACTAAAACTAAACTATCCTAAGAAACAATAAACCACAAAAGATGTTAAACATTGACAAAGATGTTGAAATTAGTGATTTTTTTTCCGAAAAGTATCACTGAAGATAAGTTAGTGGAGAGATTCAAATGGTGTCTTCACAGAAATAAATTTGTCATTCATTAAATAGCATCCAACATCTTAAGTTTAAACCTACTAATCTCCATATCTCTcatatctttctctctctctctcttttttggtGTTTGTGCTTCCTGCATTAAAGAGAAACCATCTTCAATGTTAGACATCTAAAACCCTAAATGGAGTGTAGTGTCCATCGCTCCCATCACTGTTTCGATATTCTTGAAGGAATGTCGCCACAAGACGATCATTTCAACTCAGCATTCCTACCAAACGCTAACTTCCATGTCCCGATACAGTCCTTACCACCAAACTCATCAactcacaacaacaacaatcgcTCTCACTTAAATCCAACCATTTACCACAACGGGGTCTCGAAAGAAGGGCGAGAAGAATGGTCTCTAACCGAGAATCTGCAAGGAGGTCACGTATGCGGACAAAGAAGCAAATCGAAGAGCTGCAGCAACAGGTGGAACAGCTCATGATATTGAATCATAACTTGTCTGAGAAAGTTATCCATTTGCTTGAAAGCAACCACCAGATACTACAAGAGAACTCACAGCTGAAGGAGAAAGTCTCTTCCTTGCAGATTCTCATGGCGGAAATGCAAATACCCATGAGAAATGTGGATGGCAGCATCAATGACCGGGTTGTGAATCATCTCAGAGGAGAGACATTGAACCGGACCAATGCTTTCTTTGGTAGGTAAAAAGAAAAGTTTCATGTTCTTGGTATGCTAAAGGCAGTAGTAATAGTAATACTATGATTGACTCGTATATGTAATGTGACTACTACTACACTAGCAATTGTTTGCATATCtgtatataataaataacaacaatgcagtagaaaaaaaaagcaatgcAGTAGAAACTGTGTAATCACATCACATTCTTGGTCTATGAAGCATACCAACTTAACACTTTTACTTATGGTTTCTTGCCTACATCAacaactcttcttcttcatcttcttaatCAAGGCACGGGTCTGCATAGTACGTGCAAGGCCACCTGAAAGTTATAGCCAATTAAACCAACAAAAACAAGAGCATTGTTCCATAATTACAACACAATCTAAAGCTTACTTGCTCGACAGAATGGTTTCACCATCTATTGTTGTTCTCTCCTCGCATTCATTCGCTGAGAAAGACAAAAACAAGATTCAAAAGATCAAAACTGTACAT comes from Brassica rapa cultivar Chiifu-401-42 chromosome A02, CAAS_Brap_v3.01, whole genome shotgun sequence and encodes:
- the LOC103854918 gene encoding root meristem growth factor 1, translating into MVSMRAFCYLLIFFILLLHAKVSHAKFNREVPQAAKNGGLGASTSTQITSKAIENVMGNRKALKHGNMKGEANEMNSLAIESKETVRKRKSKKRLTKTVSLTADYSDPGHHPPRHN